Proteins from one Solenopsis invicta isolate M01_SB chromosome 11, UNIL_Sinv_3.0, whole genome shotgun sequence genomic window:
- the LOC105201403 gene encoding uncharacterized protein LOC105201403 isoform X1 produces the protein MIANTRKRKRSLTDKSDIASKNLRIDLSTENENLEFCSDLQEKSRQNKLYINYHTQRDRYHFSNHLIKLMYQLDLSVLYLLRKFTYEHTYPSLSLTFEDSEIDKFNNIVLCHEKKSIHIQIEYVDEYYKINNISYDKLFSKTGHCTSLINNYFNIFAKRMFKTDKLTNVEYLIIYTNSKLDLTKEKTFKIRRSKNFYPFKFDNIQIEGCDILKDFLFTNDNTQEDGFYRFSQDITTREKLLKQLEFLSCTKKVVQESKLTQEFEKRIKEAFLDKLVFAVNQPNREKLSSIVKIEMKKSDKNQDDYVALQERILCDLKASYKNKKCEFDVSGIIYQFKLLMDLLHDIFEHKNAFSVKLGKNDNSIIIYHQNRTSYLYVHNADTNINTSHLFSFKQKENMFCINKYFRLFVEEFSEDIEYLILYTNANLDLTKDKRLKGKLSNDSYPLKFDSVNICEEKYRVLRSSSSINENELYQFSEEITRERIINMLVLPSSLQKEKEEGRLSNENEREKKEQFLDKLIFAINQPDEKKLNTLIRNKITKLNNDPCSYEELHEIALRWIESHEFGPLTHGIMKKFLENIKNRKSCYKTTPSKHVNNEIKFARIVVGRARPSEFNKFLDFLVKSEGLKYLTVLKRNRINLTNVSSILRRAGALAAIAFKDLYDLWFDEKEHKTKYLKSLEEEGINLANVSSIINTVGAKAATVFKNLYDLWFDKKGHKTKYLKSLEEEGIKLTNVSSILNGSGAKSSKVFKDLYDLWFDEEGHKTKYLKSLEKEETNLANVSSILSGSGVKAPKAFKDLYDLWFDEKGHKTKYLKSLEKEEINLANVSSILSRAGPKAATSFKDLYDLWFDEEGHKTKYLKSLEKEGINLANVSAILSGSGAKSPKAFKDLYDLWFDQKGRKTKYLKSLEKVEINLANVSSILIGAGAKAATSFKDLYDLWFDEKGHKTKYLKSLEEEEISLVNVSSILSRSGAKAPKAFKDLYDLLFDEKGCKTKYVKSLEKEEINLANVSSILNGAGAKATTSFKDLYDLWFDEKGHKTKYLKSLEEEEISLVNVSSVLSGSGAKAPKVFKDLYDLWFDKKGCKTKYLKSLEKVEINLANVSSILNRTGAKAATCFKDLYDLWFDEKGHKTKYLKSLEEEEISLANVSSILSGSGAKAPKAFKDLYDLWFNEKGHKTKYLKSLEKEGINLANVSGILSGSGAKAPKAFKDLYDLWFNQKGRKTKYLKSLEKVEINLANVSSILNKAGAKAATCFKDLYDLWFDEKGHKTKYLKSLEEEEISLANVSSILSGSGAKSPKVFKDLYDLWFDEEGHKTKYLKSLEKGEVNLANVSSILSGSGVKAPKAFKDLYDLWFDEKGHKTKYLKSLEKEEINLANVSSILSGSAAKAPIAFKDLYDMWFDEEGHKTKYLKSLEKVEINLANVSSILNRAGAKAATCFKDLCDLWFDEKGHKTKYLKSLEEEEISLANVSSILSGSGVKAPKAFEDLYDLWFDEKEYKTKYLKSLEKEEINLANVSSILSRAGPKAATCFKDLYDLWFDEKGHKTKYLKSLEEEEISLANVSSILSGSGAKAPTAFKDLYDMWFDEEGHKTKYLKSLEEEEISLANMSSILSGSGAKAPKAFKDLYDLWFDQKGCKTKYLKSLEKGEINLADVSSILSGSGAKASKEFKDLYDLWFDQQGRKTKYLKSLENGEINLANVSCILNRSSSLVNHRLYKSFSVSKAFKDLYDLWFDKEGNI, from the coding sequence atgattgCAAACACTAGAAAACGGAAACGTTCTCTTACAGACAAAAGTGATATAGCATCAAAGAATCTGCGCATAGATTTAAGTACTGAAAATGAGAATTTAGAATTTTGTAGTGATTTACAAGAAAAATCTAGACAAAATAAGTTGTACATAAATTATCATACTCAACGTGATAGATATCATTTTTCTAATCACTTAATCAAACTTATGTATCAATTAGACTTGTCAGTACTTTACTTGCTTAGAAAGTTTACATATGAACATACATATCCTTCATTATCATTAACGTTTGAAGATtctgaaattgataaatttaataatattgttcttTGTCATGAAAAGAAGTCAATTCATATACAAATTGAATATGTAGacgaatactataaaataaataatattagctacgacaaattattttctaaaacagGACACTGCAcctctttaattaataattatttcaacatttttgctAAACGTATGTTTAAAACAGATAAATTAACAAACGTGGAATACCTTATTATCTACACTAATTCAAAATTGGATCTTACAAAagagaaaacatttaaaataagacgatctaaaaatttttatccttttaaatttgataacatACAAATTGAAGGAtgtgatattttaaaagattttctaTTTACAAATGATAATACACAAGAGGATGGTTTTTATCGGTTTTCACAAGATATAACAACAAGAGAAAAGCTTCTAAAGCAGTTGGAATTTTTGTCTTGTACGAAGAAAGTAGTACAAGAAAGTAAACTTACTCAggaatttgaaaaaagaataaaagaagcaTTTTTAGACAAATTAGTATTTGCAGTTAATCAGCCCAACAGAGAAAAGCTGAGTAgcattgtaaaaattgaaatgaaaaaaagtgataaaaatcaAGACGATTATGTAGCACTACAAGAAAGAATATTATGTGACCTAAAAGCTTcatacaagaataaaaaatgtgaatttgATGTATCCggaattatatatcaatttaagTTATTAATGGACTTACTTCATGATATATTTGAgcataaaaatgcattttccgTAAAGTTGGGAAAAAATGACAATAGCATTATTATCTATCATCAAAATAGAACTTCTTACTTATATGTTCATAACGCAGATACTAATATAAACACTAGTCATTTGTTTTCCTTCAAACAGaaagaaaatatgttttgtattaataagtattttagaCTATTTGTTGAAGAATTTAGTGAGGATATAGAATATTTGATTCTCTACACTAATGCAAATTTAGATCTCACAAAAGACAAGAGGTTAAAAGGAAAGCTATCTAATGATTCCTATCCTTTAAAATTTGATAGTGTGAATATTTGTGAGGAAAAATATAGAGTTTTGAGATCCAGTTCGTCTATAAACGAAAATGAGTTATATCAATTCTCGGAAGAAATAACACGAGAAAGGATCATAAATATGTTAGTGCTGCCATCTTCTttgcaaaaagagaaagaagagggaaGACTTTCTAATgagaatgaaagagaaaaaaaggaacagtttttagataaattgatatttgcTATTAATCAACCagatgagaaaaaattaaacactCTTATTAGAAATAAGATAACTAAGTTAAACAATGACCCATGCAGCTATGAAGAATTACATGAAATAGCATTACGTTGGATAGAGTCCCATGAATTCGGTCCTCTTACACATggaataatgaaaaagtttcttgaaaatataaaaaatagaaaatcttGTTACAAAACAACTCCAAGTAAAcatgtaaataatgaaattaaatttgctaGAATTGTTGTTGGAAGAGCAAGACCATCTGAATTTAACAAATTCTTAGATTTCTTAGTTAAAAGTGAAGGATTAAAATATCTAACAGTTTTGAAAAGAAACAGAATAAATCTAACTAATGTGTCCAGTATTCTAAGAAGAGCAGGAGCTCTTGCTGCAATAGCTtttaaagacttatatgatctgtggtttgatgaaaaagaacataaaacaaagtatttaaaatctctagaggAAGAAGGCATAAATCTAGCTAATGTCTCCAGCATTATAAATACAGTAGGAGCTAAGGCTGCAACAGTTTTCAAAAACTTATATGATCTATGGTTTGATAAAAAAGGAcataaaacgaaatatttaaaatcactaGAGGAAGAAGGAATAAAACTAACTAATgtatccagtattttaaatgGATCAGGCGCTAAGTCTTCTAAAgtattcaaagacttatatgatctgtggtttgatgaagaaggacataaaacaaaatatttaaaatctttagaAAAAGAGGAAACAAATCTAGCTAACGtgtccagtattttaagtggatCAGGCGTTAAAGCTCCTAAAGCATTCAAAGATTTATATGATCTATGGTTTGATGAAAAAGGGCATAAAACGAAATATCTCAAATCTCTAGAGAAAGAGGAAATAAATCTTGCTAATgtatccagtattttaagtagAGCAGGACCTAAGGCTGCGACATCTTTCAAAGACTTATacgatctgtggtttgatgaagaaggacataaaacaaaatatttaaaatctttagaGAAAGAGGGAATAAATCTAGCTAACGTGTCCGCTATTTTAAGTGGATCAGGCGCTAAATCTCCtaaagcattcaaagacttatatgatttGTGGTTTGATCAAAAAGGACGTAAAACGAAATATCTAAAATCTCTAGAGAAAGTGGAAATAAATCTTGCTAATGTATCCAGTATTTTAATAGGAGCAGGAGCTAAGGCTGCGACATctttcaaagacttatatgatttgtggtttgatgaaaaaggacataaaacgaaatatttaaaatctctagaggAAGAGGAAATAAGTCTAGTTAATGtgtccagtattttaagtaGATCAGGCGCTAAAGCTCCtaaagcattcaaagacttatatgatctgttGTTTGATGAAAAAGGATGTAAAACGAAATATGTAAAATCTctagagaaagaagaaataaatcttGCTAATgtatccagtattttaaatgGAGCAGGAGCTAAGGCTACGACATctttcaaagacttatatgatttgtggtttgatgaaaaaggacataaaacgaaatatttaaaatctctagaggAAGAGGAAATAAGTCTAGTTAATGTGTCCAGTGTTTTAAGTGGATCAGGTGCTAAAGCTCCTAAAgtattcaaagacttatatgatctgtggtttgataaaAAAGGATgtaaaacgaaatatttaaaatctctagagaAAGTGGAAATAAATCTTGCTAATgtatccagtattttaaatagaacagGAGCTAAGGCTGCGACATgtttcaaagacttatatgatctgtggtttgatgaaaaaggacataaaacgaaatatttaaaatctctagaggAAGAGGAAATAAGTTTAGCTAATGtgtccagtattttaagtggatCAGGTGCAAAAGCCCCtaaagcattcaaagacttatatgatctatGGTTTAATGAAAAAGGGcataaaacgaaatatttaaaatctctagagaAAGAGGGAATAAATCTAGCTAACGTGTCCGGTATTTTAAGTGGATCAGGCGCTAAAGCTCCtaaagcattcaaagacttatatgatttGTGGTTTAATCAAAAAGGACGTAAAACGAAATATCTAAAATCTCTAGAGAAAGTGGAAATAAATCTTGCTAATgtatccagtattttaaataaagcagGAGCTAAAGCTGCGACATgtttcaaagacttatatgatctgtggtttgatgaaaaaggacataaaacgaaatatttaaaatctctagaggAAGAGGAAATAAGTTTAGCTAACGtgtccagtattttaagtggatCAGGCGCTAAGTCTCCTAAAgtattcaaagacttatatgatttgtggtttgatgaagaaggacataaaacaaaatatttaaaatctttagaAAAAGGGGAAGTAAATCTAGCTAACGtgtccagtattttaagtggatCAGGCGTTAAAGCTCCTAAAGCATTCAAAGatttatatgatctgtggtttgatgaaaaaGGTCATAAAACGAAATATCTCAAATCTCTAGAGAAAGAGGAAATAAATCTTGCTAATgtatccagtattttaagtggatCAGCCGCTAAAGCTCCTATAGCATTCAAAGATTTATATGATatgtggtttgatgaagaaggacataaaacgaaatatttaaaatctctagagaAAGTGGAAATAAATCTTGCTAATgtatccagtattttaaataGAGCAGGAGCTAAGGCTGCGACATGTTTCAAAGACTTATGTGATTTGTGGTTTGATGAAAAAGGAcataaaacgaaatatttaaaatctctagaggAAGAGGAAATAAGTCTAGCTAACGtgtccagtattttaagtggatCAGGCGTTAAAGCTCCTAAAGCATTCGAAGatttatatgatctgtggtttgatgaaaaaGAGTATAAAACGAAATATCTCAAATCTCTAGAGAAAGAGGAAATAAATCTTGCTAATgtatccagtattttaagtagAGCAGGACCTAAGGCTGCGACATgtttcaaagacttatatgatctgtggtttgatgaaaaaggacataaaacgaaatatttaaaatctctagaggAAGAGGAAATAAGTTTAGCTAATGtgtccagtattttaagtggatCAGGCGCTAAAGCTCCTACAGCATTCAAAGATTTATATGATatgtggtttgatgaagaaggacataaaacgaaatatttaaaatctctagaggAAGAGGAAATAAGTTTAGCTAATAtgtccagtattttaagtggatCAGGCGCTAAAGCCCCtaaagcattcaaagacttatatgatctgtggtttgatcaAAAAGGATgtaaaacgaaatatttaaaatctctagagaAAGGAGAAATAAATCTAGCTGATGtgtccagtattttaagtggCTCAGGTGCTAAAGCTTCTAAAgaattcaaagacttatatgatctatGGTTTGATCAACAAGGACgtaaaacgaaatatttaaaatctttagaGAATGGAGAAATAAATCTAGCTAATGTGTCGTGCATTTTAAATAGGTCAAGTTCTTTAGTaaaccacagattatataagtcttttAGTGTTTCtaaagcattcaaagacttatatgatttGTGGTTTGATAAAGAAGGGAATATTTAA